A segment of the Oleidesulfovibrio alaskensis DSM 16109 genome:
CCGGCAATAGCGGGCACAGCACACCGCCTGCCAACGCCTACAGGGCAGGCACTCCGGCCGCCCCCGATCCGCCACGGCGGAACACGCGCTAGCAGAGTATGCTCCACGCTGTTCCGCATTCTCAGCGCCGGACTCATCTCCGAAGACGATGTCATGCGGAATCACCTGCTGTCACATTCCCTTCGCTATTTTTTGAGCGCCTTGCATATCATAGGAAACCGGAAAGCATTTTTCTGCGCAACAGGGCTTGACGTCCACCGTCTGCCGGAGTAGGAATCTCTTCACTGTTTGCACAAACAAACAGCGTGATACCTTCTTCCTTTGCGGGTTATGATACCCGCGATGCTACTGTGTGTGCCGTGTGGCGCCGGGGCGGGTGTGCCGCCCCGGCAACGCGCAGCAGGCCGCCAACATCATGCAATCACTTCCGGTCGTACAGAACGGAAACGATATACAGCGCAAACGCTCTGCAACTGCCTGCATGCCGCGAACCTTCCGCTCGCGGCATGCTCTTTTTTTACTCTCTGCCTTTGTGTGGGGTGCCGGTTCGCGCTGCTGGCAGCCGGCTGCTTCGTCCGGTCAGGCATTTTCAAAAGACTTGCCCTCCGGCGCGGCATGACGCACACTTGCGCCGGAGGCACAATCATGTTCACACCCGTCTTTACCCCCGATGAACTGGAGAAATATGCCGAAGTGCTGCTGTGGGGGCTGAAGCGCGGCAAAAAAAGCCCGCTGGCCAAAAGCAGCTTCATACTTGTGCGGTACCACCTGCCCGCGCTGCCGCTGGCGGAAGAACTGTGCGCGCTTCTCCACGACGAAGGCATGATTCCCGTACCGCGCATGCTGCCTACCCCGCGCATGGAACGTGACCTGTACACCAAAGCCAACAACAAGCGGCTTACCACGCTCATCCCCGGCGAGCGCGACCTGCACAATCACCTGCACGGCACCATATCACTGCTTGCACCGCAATCGCTTACGCACCTTTCCGGCGTAGAGCCGGAACGGCTTGCCATGCACCAGCAGTCGCGTCAGCCTGTTCAGCACATAACACGCACCCGCGAAGAAATGGGGGCCTTCGGCTGGACTTTGTGCGTCTATCCCACCGAGGCGCAGGCACAGGCCGCGGGCCTTTCGCTGGCAGAGTATGCACACGAAATCAAAAACGCCTGCCTGCTTACCGAAGGCGATCCCGTGCAGTCATGGCGCATGCTTGCCCGTCATGCCGAAGACATCCGCAACTGGCTGAACAGCATGGACATGGTCAGTCTGCGCACGGAATCCGATTCGGTCGATCTGCTTGTGACTCTGGGAGAACGCAGGGTGTGGGCGGGCATCACGGGGCGGAACATCCCCAGCTTCGAGATGTATGTCTCGCCCGACTGCAGGGGTACCGAAGGGGTGTATTACGCCGACCTGCCCTCCTACCGGTCGGGCAACATTGTCAAAGGCATCAGACTTGAGTTCAAAGGCGGACGGGTGACGTCACTGACAGCAGAAGAAGGACACAGTTTTGCTGTTGAGCAGGTGAACAGTGATCCCGGTGCCGCCCTGCTGGGAGAATATGCACTGGTGGACAGACGTTTTTCGCGCATCGGCAGATTCATGGCCAATACGCTGTATGACGAAAACCACGGCGGGCGGCACGGTTCCATGCATATCGCTCTCGGCCAGTCATACAGCAACACCTTTGACGGTCCGCCGGAAGACCTTACCCCCGAACTGCGGCGCAGTTTCGGCTTCAACACGTCCACCCTGCACTGGGATATGGTCAACACAGAATCAAAACGCGTCACCGCCCTGCTGCGCAGCGGTGAAAAACGCACCATTTACGAAAACGGACGCTTCACCCTTTAGCCGCTGCCCCGCCGGAGCGCTGCCATACCGCCATGCAACATATTCTTATCAAAGTTTACGGGCATATCTCGCCCGCAGGAGAAGCCCTTGAATGCGCCCTGCGCAACGAACAGCCGCAGAAGGAAGACGGCACCGAAGCGCTGGAACGCAACGGCGATATGCTGCTGATTTCCTACGAAGGCATGTACTATCCCATTGAAGAGGTGGTGGACATTGTCAGGCAGGCGCTGCAGCCCGCAACGGAAGGCAAGATAGACTACATAGATATGGATGCATGGACGCTGACCCGCTACACCATCAGCGCCGGAACCATGACCGAGGCCACCCGCAGCCTGAATCACGTCATGGCATATTCCGGCCACTGATGCCGCGCGCACGCCCCCCGTGCGGGCAGAGCCGTCCGCCGCAACAGCAGGCGGTGCGGTTTCTGACGGCGTACACCATCGGGCACGGCTTTCCGGCGTGCCTGCACTCTGCCGCGGAAGGACTATACAGATGCTTCCACAAGACGCTGTAGTTCCTGCCGGGTAAGGTTCAGCCGCGCATCAAACTGCAGGCCGCACAGCCCGCCATCCAGCCACATGACACTGGCAGACAGCGGAGCAGCGGTTCCGGCCGGAAAAGGCCAGTCTTCGAGCAGTACGCCGCAACCGGCGCACAGCCACGACGGTGCGGTCTGACCGGGCGCCAGCCGCAGCCGCACACCGCCCAGACTCACGTCGTCCAGCATGACCATAATGGTATGCTCTTCATGCCGCACAGTGGCAAACACGGGGGCATCCAGCGGAATCCGCTCCTCTAGCCGGCGCTCGTCTCCGGCCGGTTTATATCCGCTACACTCCATAAATTCTCCTCCGTGGCCTCTGTCCGCAGGCAAAGACCGGCGCATATTCAGCCATTCTGTTCCGCAGCCTGCAGAAACGAAAGAAATCTGCCGGCCATTTCCAGCCGCGGATTAATTTCCAGCGCACGCTCCAGACAATGCTTTGCCTCCTGCACGCTGTCCGACTCGAACAATGCCCGGGCCAGATTGAAAAGGATATGATCATCTTCACGCAGTGCCAGTGCCTGACGGTAAATTTCAATGGCCCGTGCATGGTTGCCGCGCTTGCGGCAGGCTATGGCACACGCCGCGGCACAGCGCAGATGCCCCGAAAGCAGTTGCCCGCTGTCAACCAGTGAACACAGCGCGGCATGCAGCCCCTGATGCCGCAGCACGGCGGTATCACAGGCCACGGCAGGCACTGCGGGCAGCAACTCGTGCCGCATGACGGCCAGCATGCCGGAAACCAGCAGCTGTTCGTCGTTGTCCAGCCATTCCTGCGGGCAGGGAGCAACCTCTATAACAGCCGCCCCGTGCCGGTACAGCTTGTCCACGGCACCCGCGCGCGCACTCTCGGCTGCCATTTTGCGCAGTATGCCTGCAGCCACCGTCTGAATACGTTTCAGCGGCGCGCCCAGTTCCGGACGGTAGTTTTCCAGCAGGTCGTCTTCATCCACAGGATGCAGGTACCCGCTGGGCATACCGCAGGCGCACAAAGGCTGTCCCGTCAGACGGCCCTGCGCTCCGCGCATGACAAAAACCAGCACGGGATCGTCGTCCATAGCCACGCAGCCGGTTTTCCCGCCCCGCGCGGCTGTCAGGTCCAGTGCATATATTCCCAGCACCGCAGCGTTCATTCCACCCCCTTGTTCCACCGTGCCATACCCCCGCAACGGCTGTTCTTTTGTTACGTTTTGCAGCAGCCACAAGTCAATGAAACACCGCGATGTGCACCGCACGGATATGTATTTTTTGCAAACAGTTGGCGCGGAGAAAAAAATGGGGCATATTTTTAAAAAACATCCAGCGCAACCGAACCGTGACGGGGAAGCGATGAACACCATGAATCTGCCCAGAGATGCCGAGGTGAACTGCGACAAACAGCACTTCGAGCATGTGCGTCAGCGCATCGACTCCAAAATGCGGGACTATGAACGCTATGGCTTCAGCACCCACCAGACGCGGGCATTCAATGTGTTCTTTGACCTTGCGCAGGAATTTGAAACCGTGGAAGAGGTCTACAGCCTTGCCGTTCTGGTGCTCAAATCATTCTTTGCAGTGGAATCGGCGCTGTTCATAGCCGATTCCGCCGGCAAACTGGTGCTGCGCTGCTGCTCTCAGGGGCCTGCCTGCGGCGTTAACGCAGCCGATGTGGACCAGCTTTCGCCCGACGACGGCCCGCGGGTGATAAAAAACCACCTGTGCCTGCCCGTACGCGGCAAAACATCCGCTTCTCCGGCGCCTTCTTCTCCGCTTGCAGGCGGCAGACTGGGGGTGCTTGTCATCCTGCCCGCTGACGGCGCCCCCCCTCCGGAACAGCTGTATTACGAAAAATTTGCAAACCGGCTGGGATTTCAGCTGCACAACAAGCTGCTGTTCATGAAAAACAGCGAGCACATACGCTTCATCAACAGTCTGGTGCACGACATCGGCCATAATGTCATTGTGCCCAACATGTACTTCAAACTGCTGTTCCGCCAGCTGGACGGCAAGATTCACGCCCTTTCCGAAGCCCTGAATGAAATGGCGGGCCAGCGCATGGCAGGGTCCGGCCAGTCGGACGCCTTTCGCAAACTGAGCTATGTGCACGACAGGCTGAGCGAGCAGTACAAAGAAATTTACAGGCATTTCCAGCAGACCAGTCTTTTTCTGGAAACGTTGCTGCGCCAGAGTCATTTTGAAAAAGGGCACTATGTGCTGCAGCGCACACTTTTCGACCTGCACAGCCGCATTGTCACCCCGCAGGTGGAGCGCTTCCGCAGCCGGTTCGGCGAAAAAGACATAGCCATCTTTCAGGAAGCCGAAACAGGCGGCACTCCGCTTATGATTCCCGCTGACATGGGGCTTATAAGTCAGGTACTGGCCAATCTGCTTTCCAATGCCGTCAAATACGCCCGCCCGCCTCAGGCTGCCGACCGCCCTGCGCGGTATGTCCGCTGCAGAGTCAGCCGCGTTCCCGACCATTTCGGCCCGGGAAAAGACGGCGCGCGCGTGGATGTTTTCACCACCGGCCCCGCCATAGGCGCCTCCGATGTGCCCAACCTGTTCACTGCAGACTTTCGCGGCAACAATACCGACCACGAATACGGTACCGGCCACGGACTTTTTTTTGTCCGCGAAATTGTAGACCTGCACGACGGCGAGACCGGATACGAGCCGTGGCCCGACGGTAACAATTTCTATTTCATCCTTCCCTGCGCAACAGCAGACTGATTTTTACAACACTGTTCATCTGACAGGGTAAAAGCAGCTTCCCCGACCCCTTTCTGCCTTCTTTTGCCGCCCGGTGCGGCCGCTGTGTGCCCGGCCATTCATTGATCGCGCACACAGCGCCTTGTCTTTACTGAATTTCCCCATAAATATTTCGCACCTGCAAAGTGATAACAAATTTGTAATTCAGGCTCATGACTTCTTGCCCAAGGGCCGCGTTTTTGCTACTCGCTTTGAGCGGGGAACATTTTTTCCTCTCCATTCCGTGAAGGGCCAGAGGCTTCTTCCATTCAATACAGGGAGTATTACGTGATCCGGTTTGACCATGTGCACAAGTGGTTCGACAGCGGGCTGCATGTGCTCAAAGATATCAACCTGCACATCAACAAAGGCGAAGTCGTGGTCATCTGCGGGCCTTCCGGGTCCGGCAAGTCAACGCTCATACGCTGCATCAATAAACTGGAACCCGTGCAGAAGGGTGACATAATTGTCGACGGCATGAACATGAGCGATCCGCGGGTGAATCTGACGCTGCTGCGGGCCGAGGTGGGTTTTGTTTTTCAGCAGTTCAATCTGTATCCGCACATGACCGTGCTGGAAAACGTTACACTGGCGCCCCAGCTGGTGCGCGGCATTCCCAGAGCCGAAGCAGAACGCACAGCCATGGAACTGCTTGAAAAAGTGAACATTCCCGACAAGGCTAATGCCTATCCGGGGCAGCTTTCCGGCGGTCAGCAGCAGCGCGTTGCCATTGCCCGCGGGCTGGCCATGAAACCCAAGATAATGCTGTTTGACGAGCCCACCTCCGCCCTTGATCCGGAGATGATCAACGAGGTGCTGGACGTGATGAAAACACTGGCACGCGAGGGTATGACCATGGTGTGTGTCACCCACGAAATGGGCTTTGCCCGTGAAGTGGCTGACAGGGTCATATTCATGGATTACGGCGTACTGGTGGAAGAAAACACGCCGGAGGAGTTTTTCAGCAATCCCCGTCATGAACGGTCCAGGGAGTTTCTGAGCAAAATCCTTGCGCACTAGCAATACGTGATTCACCCCGTCCGCGCCGGTGCGGCGGGGTTTTCGCATTACCACGACGGCACGGCATGCCCGTCCGCCGCACAGGGAATCCAAACAGGGAGTTATTCAACATGCGTATGGCGAAAATTGTCGCTCTGGCAGTGGCTATGACCATGTTTGTCGCATCGGCGGCCTTTGCAGGCCCCGTATACGACAAAATCATGCAGACCAAAAAAGTGCGGGTCGGCATCATGACCGACTCCATCCCCGGCGCCTTTTACAACGAAAAAGGTGAATGGGTCGGCTTTGACTACGACATAGCCACTGAAGTTGCCAAGCGGATGGGTGTGGAAATCGACCGCGTGGCCGTAAACAACCAGACCCGTATTTCGTTTCTGCAGCAGGGCCGCATTGACATTTCCGTGGCCAACATGACGCACACCCGCGAACGTGACAAATCAATCGATTTTTCAATCACCTACTTCTTTGACGGCCAGAAAGTGCTGGCAAAAAAAGGTCAGTTCACCTCGCTTAACGACATGGTCGGCAAAAAAATAGCCACCATGCAGGGCACCACGTCGGAACTGAACCTGAAAGCAGCGCTGAAGGCAGCCGGTGATCCTGACTACGACAAAAACGTAATTTCCTACCAGAAGGAATCACAGTGCTTTCAGGCACTGCAGTCCGGCCGCGTGGCAGGCTGGTCCACCGACGCCACCATTCTGCTGGGTTATGCATCCAAAACCCCCGGCGCCTACGAACTGGTGGGAGATTTCCTGAGCGACGAACCCTACGGCATGGGTCTGCCGCAGGATGATTCGGCCCTGCGTGACGCCGTCAACATGGCCATTCAGGACATGTGGCGCGACGGCACCTACATGGAAATCTACAACAAGTGGTACGGCCCCGGCACCCCCTTTGAAATGCCCATGAGCGATCAGATCGAGCTGTGGCCGTAGCCTCTGCGGCGCCGCATCCCGATTAATGTTCAGCGCAAGCCCGGCATGCCGGGCTTGCGCAGCTTTCAAGGCTAACGGAAGGCTGCCCTTCCCCAACGTTCCGGCGACACCATGCTACGATACTGGCTTGATAAAACATGGGTGCAATACACCCTGCTGTGCACCACGACGCTGCTCGGCATCTATTATTTCGGATGGGTCTTCAACTTCGGCTACCAGTTCGAATGGTCGGTTCTGTACACGCAGAACGAAACATACAAGCTCAATCTGGGCGCGGAGATGCTCCGCGGGCTGGTAACCACCGTCAACATTTCGCTTATCAGTTCGGCGCTGGCGCTGGGGCTGGGAACAATGCTCGGGCTGGCCCGCCTGTCCGCTTTCAGACCGCTGCGTATTTCCGCATCCGTTGTGGTGGAATTTTTCCGCAACACCCCTCTGCTGGTGCAGCTTTTTTTCTGGTATTTCGCTTTTCCCAACGTGCTGCCCGAAGCGGCCCGCCAATGGGTTTTTGAACAGAATTTTGAATTCTGGTGCGCCGTATCGGCACTGGGTGTATATACAGGCTCTTTCATGGCCGAAGTCATCCGGGCCGGCCTGCAATCCATTCCCAAAGGGCTTCTTGAAGCCGCTTACTCTTCGGGACTCAGCTATTTTCAGGTGCTCACACGCATCATTCTGCCGCTGGCCTTCCGCACCATTATTCCGCCGCTGGGCAGCGAGTTTCTGAACAACATGAAAAACTCCTCGCTGGCCATGGTCATCGGCGTTGCCGAACTCACATGGCACTCACAGCAGGTTCAGTCACTGACGTTCAGAGGCTTTGAAGCCACCACCGCGGCCACGGTGCTCTATCTGTCTCTCTCGCTCATCATCTCGTTCATCATGAACGGGGTGAACGGCAAGCTGCGTCTGGATACCATGCAGGGCCGCAGTGTTTCCGTAATGTTCATCAACGCGCTGCTGGCACCTCTTGCCGCGCTGCGCA
Coding sequences within it:
- a CDS encoding aminopeptidase; the protein is MFTPVFTPDELEKYAEVLLWGLKRGKKSPLAKSSFILVRYHLPALPLAEELCALLHDEGMIPVPRMLPTPRMERDLYTKANNKRLTTLIPGERDLHNHLHGTISLLAPQSLTHLSGVEPERLAMHQQSRQPVQHITRTREEMGAFGWTLCVYPTEAQAQAAGLSLAEYAHEIKNACLLTEGDPVQSWRMLARHAEDIRNWLNSMDMVSLRTESDSVDLLVTLGERRVWAGITGRNIPSFEMYVSPDCRGTEGVYYADLPSYRSGNIVKGIRLEFKGGRVTSLTAEEGHSFAVEQVNSDPGAALLGEYALVDRRFSRIGRFMANTLYDENHGGRHGSMHIALGQSYSNTFDGPPEDLTPELRRSFGFNTSTLHWDMVNTESKRVTALLRSGEKRTIYENGRFTL
- a CDS encoding PilZ domain-containing protein, coding for MECSGYKPAGDERRLEERIPLDAPVFATVRHEEHTIMVMLDDVSLGGVRLRLAPGQTAPSWLCAGCGVLLEDWPFPAGTAAPLSASVMWLDGGLCGLQFDARLNLTRQELQRLVEASV
- a CDS encoding tetratricopeptide repeat protein, translating into MNAAVLGIYALDLTAARGGKTGCVAMDDDPVLVFVMRGAQGRLTGQPLCACGMPSGYLHPVDEDDLLENYRPELGAPLKRIQTVAAGILRKMAAESARAGAVDKLYRHGAAVIEVAPCPQEWLDNDEQLLVSGMLAVMRHELLPAVPAVACDTAVLRHQGLHAALCSLVDSGQLLSGHLRCAAACAIACRKRGNHARAIEIYRQALALREDDHILFNLARALFESDSVQEAKHCLERALEINPRLEMAGRFLSFLQAAEQNG
- a CDS encoding sensor histidine kinase, whose translation is MNTMNLPRDAEVNCDKQHFEHVRQRIDSKMRDYERYGFSTHQTRAFNVFFDLAQEFETVEEVYSLAVLVLKSFFAVESALFIADSAGKLVLRCCSQGPACGVNAADVDQLSPDDGPRVIKNHLCLPVRGKTSASPAPSSPLAGGRLGVLVILPADGAPPPEQLYYEKFANRLGFQLHNKLLFMKNSEHIRFINSLVHDIGHNVIVPNMYFKLLFRQLDGKIHALSEALNEMAGQRMAGSGQSDAFRKLSYVHDRLSEQYKEIYRHFQQTSLFLETLLRQSHFEKGHYVLQRTLFDLHSRIVTPQVERFRSRFGEKDIAIFQEAETGGTPLMIPADMGLISQVLANLLSNAVKYARPPQAADRPARYVRCRVSRVPDHFGPGKDGARVDVFTTGPAIGASDVPNLFTADFRGNNTDHEYGTGHGLFFVREIVDLHDGETGYEPWPDGNNFYFILPCATAD
- a CDS encoding amino acid ABC transporter ATP-binding protein, yielding MIRFDHVHKWFDSGLHVLKDINLHINKGEVVVICGPSGSGKSTLIRCINKLEPVQKGDIIVDGMNMSDPRVNLTLLRAEVGFVFQQFNLYPHMTVLENVTLAPQLVRGIPRAEAERTAMELLEKVNIPDKANAYPGQLSGGQQQRVAIARGLAMKPKIMLFDEPTSALDPEMINEVLDVMKTLAREGMTMVCVTHEMGFAREVADRVIFMDYGVLVEENTPEEFFSNPRHERSREFLSKILAH
- a CDS encoding transporter substrate-binding domain-containing protein; translation: MRMAKIVALAVAMTMFVASAAFAGPVYDKIMQTKKVRVGIMTDSIPGAFYNEKGEWVGFDYDIATEVAKRMGVEIDRVAVNNQTRISFLQQGRIDISVANMTHTRERDKSIDFSITYFFDGQKVLAKKGQFTSLNDMVGKKIATMQGTTSELNLKAALKAAGDPDYDKNVISYQKESQCFQALQSGRVAGWSTDATILLGYASKTPGAYELVGDFLSDEPYGMGLPQDDSALRDAVNMAIQDMWRDGTYMEIYNKWYGPGTPFEMPMSDQIELWP